A stretch of the Rosa rugosa chromosome 5, drRosRugo1.1, whole genome shotgun sequence genome encodes the following:
- the LOC133712211 gene encoding uncharacterized protein LOC133712211, which yields MSTFKDKVSERISRLFGDSPSSASAVPSPDEGENPQARSYSKGSKSLSSYFSSIIPSVGGGGSRSYEHQQSVPLCNVNFDSKYETLDTFEDCHSPGENRETENDRENDDDHASRGSTSESEVFEEATLQQSSEKQLSYLMDDSVFISSDLLEFLLSSLPNIVKGCQWVLLYSTAKHGISLRTLIRKSAEVSGPCLLIGGDTQGAVFGGLLEGPLKPTAKRKYQGTNQAFVFTTRYGQPRLFRPTGANRYYYMCLNDLLAFGGGGNFALCLDGDLLSGTSGPCETFGNLCLAHKPEFELKNVELWGFTHASRYLS from the exons ATGTCCACATTCAAAGACAAAGTTTCCGAGAGGATCTCCCGTCTGTTTGGCGATTCACCCAGCTCAGCCTCTGCTGTTCCTTCCCCAGATGAGGGTGAAAATCCCCAG GCCAGGTCATATTCTAAAGGGAGTAAATCACTGTCTTCGTACTTTTCATCCATTATCCCATCTGTAGGTGGTGGTGGATCTAGATCATACGAGCACCAGCAATCTGTCCCACTTTGTAATGTGAACTTTGACTCCAAATATGAAACCTTGGATACATTTGAAGACTGTCATTCACCTGGTGAGAACAGGGAAACTGAAAATGATCGAGAAAACGATGATGACCATGCTTCTAGAGGGAGCACCAGTGAGTCTGAAGTGTTTGAAGAAGCAACTTTACAGCAAAGTTCAGAAAAGCAACTGTCCTATCTCATGGATGACTCTGTCTTCATCTCCTCAGACTTGCTTGAATTTTTGCTTTCTTCTCTTCCTAATATAGTGAAAGGGTGCCAATGGGTTTTACTATACAG TACGGCAAAACATGGTATATCACTCCGTACACTAATTCGCAAGAGCGCTGAAGTTTCCGGTCCATGTCTGCTG ATTGGTGGAGATACACAAGGTGCTGTGTTTGGTGGACTCCTAGAGGGCCCCTTGAAACCAACGGCAAAGAGAAAATATCAA GGAACGAACCAGGCATTTGTTTTCACTACCAGATATGGTCAACCAAGGCTATTTAGACCAACTG GAGCCAATCGTTACTATTACATGTGTTTGAATGATCTGCTAGCTTTTGGGGGTGGCGGTAACTTTGCTTTATGCTTAGATGGAGATCT GTTAAGCGGAACTAGCGGACCTTGTGAAACATTTGGGAATTTATGCTTGGCTCATAAACCAGAGTTTGAATTGAAGAATGTTGAG CTTTGGGGCTTTACACATGCATCACGGTATCTTTCTTGA
- the LOC133711780 gene encoding probable LRR receptor-like serine/threonine-protein kinase At3g47570, giving the protein MESSVLKLILILSAISVCYCSSSMQPSTARLEGNEMDRVGLLAIKANIQHDPNQVTSTWNDSIHFCYWHGVTCSPRHQQRVTKLDLSSQSLAGSISPHVGNLSFLSVLRLYNNSFSREIPLEMGNLRRLQERSLLPWGTLRLSRHLLFLNYNNLVGSIPTSLDALNKLTFFSVALNNLSGTIPPSIFNMSTLLTFFSIGQNQIQGSLPTNLGKSFPRLQFFRITLILFTGYIPHSISNAKDLWTFQVQGNRLTGQVPDLQKLHNLGRFNIEANQLGMSKYGDLSFLSGLSNATMLESLILSDNNFGGTLPTSISNLTTKLKELQIEGNQLRTWKHPS; this is encoded by the exons ATGGAGTCTTCGGTTCTGAAATTGATCTTAATCTTAAGTGCAATATCTGTTTGTTACTGTAGCTCATCCATGCAACCTTCAACCGCGAGGCTGGAAGGAAATGAGATGGATAGGGTGGGATTGCTAGCCATCAAAGCTAATATACAACATGATCCGAACCAGGTCACGAGCACCTGGAACGACTCCATTCACTTTTGTTATTGGCATGGTGTCACCTGCAGTCCAAGGCATCAGCAGAGGGTCACAAAGCTGGACCTCAGCTCTCAAAGCTTGGCCGGCTCCATTTCCCCACATGTAGGAAATCTAAGCTTCCTCAGTGTTCTTCGCCTCTATAACAATAGCTTCTCTCGTGAAATTCCTCTAGAAATGGGGAATTTGCGTAGGTTGCAG GAGAGATCCCTCCTTCCTTGGGGAACCTTACGTCTCTCCAGGCATTTGCTCTTTCTTAATTACAATAACTTGGTGGGAAGCATCCCCACGTCTCTAGACGCATTGAACAAATTAACATTTTTCTCAGTTGCCTTGAATAATTTGTCTGGTACCATTCCTCCCTCCATCTTCAACATGTCTACTCTTCTAACTTTTTTCTCCATAGgacaaaaccaaattcaagggAGTCTTCCCACAAATTTGGGGAAATCTTTTCCTCGCCTCCAATTCTTTCGCATTACCCTGATTCTATTTACCGGATATATTCCTCATTCAATATCCAATGCCAAAGATCTTTGGACATTCCAAGTCCAAGGTAACAGACTAACCGGACAGGTGCCGGACTTGCAAAAACTTCATAACCTCGGGAGGTTCAATATTGAAGCCAATCAACTTGGAATGAGTAAATATGGTGACTTGAGTTTTCTCTCCGGCTTAAGCAATGCCACAATGTTAGAATCATTGATTTTAAGTGATAACAATTTTGGAGGGACGTTGCCCACATCGATATCCAATCTCACAACCAAGCTTAAGGAGCTTCAGATTGAAGGAAACCAACTACGTACATGGAAGCATCCCAGCTGA
- the LOC133707833 gene encoding protein WUSCHEL-like, with amino-acid sequence MYSSIFTSSHLMTQEPRTLQLMELQTPQQMEPQQQQPTEEGGNTQAAGSSANMDFWRSRTRWIPTPEQIRILKDLYYVKGFKCPSTEHIHEICLQLNQYGHVEGKNIYFWFQNVRAREKQMNRCNQAAPVPMGTSSLGTGGSIDLNFGSTGSTGAGGSIDINFGPAGGSIDINFGSTSSTDDGRSIDLNFGSTYSTGGQTSLQQRGGDHQEVQTLPLFPVHGEDVFGNLKTTSEEGSAFGYYSGGSGGYHSGSNVSLELSLNPSGAAD; translated from the exons atgtattcctcgatattcacatcctctcacctcatgacccaagagccacgaactctgcaactaatggagctccaaaccccgcaacaaatggaaccacaacaacagcaaccaacagaggagggaggaaacacccaagcagctggaagtagtgccaacatggatttctggcgaagccgtaccagatggattcctactccagaacaaataagaatcctcaaggatctttactacgtcaagggatttaagtgcccatctacagagcacattcacgagatctgcctccagctgaaccagtatggacatgttgagggtaagaacatttacttttggttccagaacgtcagggctcgagagaagcagatgaataggtgtaatcaggctgctccagtgcccatgggaactagttctcttggtactggtggatccatcgatctcaattttgggtccactggttctactggtgctggtggatccatcgacatcaattttgggccagctggtggatccatcgacatcaattttgggtccactagttctactgatgatggtagatccattgatctcaactttggttccacctattctactg gaggacaaacatccctacaacaacgaggaggagatcaccaggaggttcaaactcttcctctgttccccgtgcacggcgaggacgtctttggtaacctgaagactacttccgaggaaggtagcgcatttggttactattctggtggctcaggcggttaccacagtggctcaaacgtttctcttgagctcagcctcaacccatccggagctgctgactag
- the LOC133711781 gene encoding putative F-box/LRR-repeat protein At4g15060, with translation MEDDADRISQLPEAIMEKILFLLPAMDAIRTSFSSKTWQSLWNSLPVSNFDFLNDPAFGHYRYSSYVPSYYEHSTVKKLIAKIDESLKILEEDEEHHQKRIIESFRGRGTLFRNEYEASQYLNPWIKLVTNNPIKVLELHFKAMHRIKLCRWPFPYSLGVDGTSLVVLRLSHCLLEPYTLESQIIASKDKRFPFLKEISLLRVKFNGSLVDELLSRCPSLETLKLHHCLNLKSLRICGAMFPKLSTVSLVLGETLDYKIELPNLHTLCMESVPPRYDELGEVCCSNVKKLSVCAPPNEFISTNQFLEKLIAKFPLLEDLTLSATLDSAETKISSHQLKKLTIIANAGIENHYGYIWELNLDTPNLLCFLCKSCGARNISLNSTKLEVVNLEIKIGSYVQIGPGPCLYHIGTLWFLGLQQCLRNFTPHDALNVTIKPLSSVAFSLEELREENFLPLPEVQHLCLEDTASFSYRPAALDYTNLIDGLLWSFHPVTLSVHVILGNSPNNNLIKFIYEKLICRDENPLCCRENHVKCWRHYLKSIKIQSFTKGQNSYGRELSSLLANLEEVEEVTFELQWLSNN, from the exons ATGGAAGATGATGCTGATCGAATATCGCAGTTGCCGGAAGCCATCATGGAGAAAATCCTCTTTCTCTTGCCAGCCATGGATGCAATTCGTACAAGCTTCTCCTCCAAGACATGGCAAAGTCTATGGAACTCCTTGCCCGTCTCCAATTTTGATTTCCTTAACGATCCAGCATTTGGTCACTATAGATATAGTAGTTATGTTCCATCTTATTATGAGCATTCAACAGTAAAGAAACTTATAGCTAAAATCGATGAATCCTTGAAAAtacttgaagaagatgaagagcaTCATCAGAAAAGGATCATAGAATCTTTTAGGGGAAGAGGGACCTTGTTTAGGAATGAGTACGAAGCTTCTCAGTATCTCAATCCTTGGATCAAGCTGGTGACCAATAACCCCATCAAAGTGCTAGAGCTCCACTTTAAGGCCATGCATAGAATAAAACTTTGTCGCTGGCCCTTTCCTTATTCTCTTGGTGTTGATGGAACTTCATTAGTCGTGTTGAGGTTAAGTCATTGTCTTTTGGAGCCCTACACGTTGGAGAGTCAAATAATAGCTTCAAAGGACAAGAGATTTCCCTTCTTAAAAGAGATCAGTTTGCTGCGTGTTAAATTTAATGGTTCCCTTGTTGATGAACTCCTTTCAAGATGCCCTTCGCTTGAGACTTTGAAACTCCATCACTGTTTAAACCTCAAATCTCTTCGAATTTGTGGAGCCATGTTTCCTAAGCTCAGCACGGTTTCCCTTGTACTCGGGGAAACTCTTGATTACAAGATTGAACTTCCTAATCTTCATACTCTTTGTATGGAATCTGTTCCCCCTCGTTACGACGAGCTTGGAGAAGTTTGCTGTAGTAATGTGAAGAAGTTGAGTGTTTGCGCTCCTCCGAATGAATTCATCAGTACCAACCAATTTCTTGAGAAACTTATAGCCAAGTTTCCCCTTCTTGAGGATCTGACTTTGTCTGCCACTTTAGATTCAGCCGAGACGAAAATCTCTAGTCATCAACTCAAGAAATTGACAATAATAGCTAATGCAGGAATAGAAAATCATTATGGTTATATATGGGAGCTCAACCTAGACACTCCAAATCTTCTGTGTTTCTTGTGCAAAAGTTGTGGAGCTCGCAATATTTCCTTGAATTCTACCAAGTTAGAAGTAGTTAATCTTGAGATAAAGATTGGATCTTATGTGCAGATTGGACCTGGACCTTGTCTGTACCATATTGGCACGCTATGGTTTCTTGGACTGCAACAATGTCTACGAAACTTTACTCCACATGACGCATTGAACGTAACAATTAAGCCTCTGAGCAGT GTCGCATTTTCTCTCGAAGAACTAAGAGAGGAGAATTTTCTTCCTTTGCCTGAAGTCCAGCACTTGTGCTTGGAAGATACTGCATCATTTTCATATCGTCCAGCTGCACTAGATTATACAAATCTTATCGACGGCTTACTCTGGAGTTTTCATCCAGTAACTCTATCCGTACATGTCATTCTCGGCAATTCACCTAACAACAATTTAATAAAG TTCATTTACGAGAAGTTAATCTGTAGGGACGAAAATCCTCTCTGCTGCAGAGAAAACCATGTCAAATGTTGGCGGCATTACTTGAAGTCAATCAAGATTCAAAGCTTTACTAAAGGACAGAATTCTTATGGCAGGGAGTTGTCCAGCTTATTGGCAAATCTTGAAGAAGTTGAGGAAGTCACTTTTGAATTACAATGGTTATCAAACAATTAG
- the LOC133710845 gene encoding pre-mRNA-processing factor 19-like has product MNCSISGEVPEEPVVSRKSGLLFEKRLIERHISEYGKCPISGEALTAEDIVPVKTGKIVRPRPVQAASIPGMLGMFQNEWDSLMLSNFAMEQQLHTARQELSHALYQHDAACRVIARLKKERDEARSLLAQADRQIPMSTPSAVAVNASVHSNGTQVADDQLGSGVRNIRPGISPNILAELTDCNTALSQQRKKRQISSTLAPIDALERYTQISSHPLHKTSKPGILSIDIHHEKDIIATGGVDTNAVIFDQPSGQILSTLSGHSKKVTSVKFVGRDNLVITGSADKTVRIWQGSDDGNYNCNHTLKDHTAEVQAVTVHATNNYFVTASLDSTWCFYDISSGLCLTQVEDTSASQGYTSVAFHPDGLILGAGTSEAVVKIWDVKSQTRVAKFDGHVGAVTSISFSENGYFLATAASDGVKLWDLRKLRNFRTFTPYGPDTPTNSVEFDFSGSYLAAAGSDIRVFQATSVKSEWNTIKTFPDMSGTGKATSVKFGPDAKYIAVGSMDRNLRIFGLPGNDVEMES; this is encoded by the exons ATGAACTGCTCAA TCTCCGGTGAGGTGCCGGAAGAGCCCGTGGTCTCCAGGAAGTCCGGCCTGCTCTTCGAGAAGCGGTTAATAGAGCGCCACATCTCG GAATATGGAAAATGCCCAATCAGTGGCGAAGCACTTACGGCCGAGGATATTGTTCCGGTTAAAACTGGCAAG ATAGTGAGGCCGAGACCTGTACAAGCTGCGAGCATCCCTGGCATGCTCGGAATGTTTCAGAAT GAATGGGATAGTTTGATGCTATCCAATTTTGCGATGGAGCAACAGCTACATACAGCGAGGCAAGAGTTAAGTCATGCTTTGTATCAG CATGATGCTGCTTGTCGTGTTATTGCAAGACTCAAAAAGGAGAGGGACGAAGCAAGATCTTTACTTGCTCAGGCTGACAGACAAATTCCTATGTCAACCCCATCTGCTGTTGCAGTGAATGCTTCTGTCCATAGCAATGGAACACAAG TTGCTGATGACCAGTTGGGATCTGGTGTGAGGAATATACGCCCTGGGATATCTCCTAATATCCTAGCTGAGCTGACAGATTGTAATACAGCACTATCACAGCAGCGAAAGAAGCGACAG ATATCCTCCACGTTGGCTCCTATTGATGCTTTGGAGAGGTATACTCAGATATCCAGTCATCCTCTTCATAAAACAAGCAAACCAGGAATTTTGTCGATCGATATTCATCATGAGAAG GACATCATTGCAACTGGAGGGGTTGATACAAATGCTGTAATCTTTGATCAACCATCAGGCCAAATTTTATCTACTCTTAGTGGTCATTCAAAGAAGGTTACCAGCGTTAAATTTGTAGGTCGCGATAATCTGGTCATAACTGGGTCGGCCGACAAG ACAGTTCGCATATGGCAAGGCTCTGATGATGGGAACTACAACTGTAACCACACTTTGAAGGATCATACAGCTGAG GTACAAGCTGTTACTGTACATGCCACAAATAACTACTTCGTGACTGCATCTCTTGATAGTACATGGTGCTTTTACGATATTTCCTCTGGGTTATGTCTGACACAG GTTGAGGATACTTCAGCGTCTCAGGGTTACACATCTGTGGCCTTTCATCCTGATGGTCTCATCCTCGGAGCAGGTACCTCAGAGGCTGTTGTCAAAATTTGGGACGTAAAGAGTCAG ACAAGGGTTGCAAAGTTTGATGGACATGTTGGGGCAGTAACTTCCATCTCCTTCTCCGAAAATGGTTACTTTCTGGCG ACTGCTGCTAGTGATGGTGTTAAACTTTGGGATCTGCGCAAATTAAGGAACTTCAGGACATTTACTCCATATGGTCCTGATACGCCAACAAACTCTG TTGAATTTGACTTCAGCGGGAGTTACCTTGCAGCTGCAGGCTCCGATATAAG AGTCTTCCAAGCTACTAGTGTCAAATCAGAATGGAACACTATCAAAACTTTCCCTGATATGTCAGGCACAG GTAAAGCAACAAGTGTAAAATTTGGCCCAGATGCCAAATATATTGCAGTAGGATCAATGGACCGAAACCTACGGATTTTTGGCTTGCCTGGCAATGATGTTGAGATGGAGTCCTGA
- the LOC133710124 gene encoding non-functional NADPH-dependent codeinone reductase 2-like: protein MAATHIPEVVLESSNGRRTMPVLGFGTASNNLQPEVFIEAVLEAIKLGYRHFDTASLYGSEQSLGVAIAQALKLGLVASRDELFITSKLWSNDAHPDLVLPALKKSLQNLELDYLDLYLIHWPISATPGKLSHFLEEKDQMPMDFKGVWAAMEEAQRLGLTKSIGISNFSTKKTQNLLSFATIPPSVNQVEMSPFWQQKKLREFCKANGIVVTAFSPLGAIGTSWGTNYVLESKVLNEIAEARGKTVAQVCIRWVYQVGATLAVKSYNKERLKQNVQVFDWELTEEDLEKINQIPQRRMISREEELVTATGPYKSLDELWDGDC from the coding sequence ATGGCAGCAACTCATATCCCAGAGGTGGTTCTTGAATCCTCCAATGGCCGCAGGACCATGCCTGTGCTTGGCTTCGGCACAGCATCCAACAATTTACAACCAGAGGTTTTCATAGAAGCTGTTCTCGAGGCCATAAAGCTCGGTTACCGCCACTTCGACACAGCTTCCCTGTACGGCTCGGAGCAGAGTCTGGGAGTAGCCATAGCCCAAGCACTCAAACTCGGCCTCGTGGCTTCTCGAGACGAGCTCTTCATCACTTCCAAGCTTTGGTCTAATGATGCTCACCCTGATTTGGTTCTTCCTGCTCTAAAGAAATCCCTTCAGAATCTTGAATTGGATTACCTTGATCTGTATCTGATTCACTGGCCCATCAGTGCGACGCCTGGGAAATTGAGTCACTTTCTCGAGGAGAAGGACCAAATGCCGATGGACTTCAAGGGCGTGTGGGCAGCCATGGAAGAAGCTCAGAGACTTGGCCTCACCAAATCCATTGGAATCAGCAATTTCTCTACCAAAAAGACTCAGAATTTGCTCTCTTTTGCTACCATTCCTCCTTCAGTCAATCAAGTTGAGATGAGCCCATTTTGGCAACAAAAGAAGCTCAGAGAATTCTGCAAAGCCAATGGTATAGTTGTGACTGCCTTCTCCCCATTGGGTGCCATAGGAACCAGTTGGGGTACCAATTATGTTCTCGAAAGCAAAGTGCTTAATGAAATCGCTGAGGCTCGGGGAAAGACTGTTGCTCAGGTCTGCATTAGATGGGTTTATCAGGTAGGAGCAACTCTTGCAGTGAAGAGCTACAACAAGGAGAGGTTGAAGCAGAATGTGCAGGTGTTCGACTGGGAACTAACAGAAGAGGATCTTGAGAAGATCAATCAAATCCCACAGCGCAGAATGATATCTCGAGAAGAAGAGTTGGTTACGGCTACTGGACCATACAAGTCCCTCGATGAGTTATGGGACGGAGATTGTTAA